TCCCCCGCCATGCCGAGGACCAGCGGCGCCGACAGCGCGGCGGCGATCAGCACATGGTGGAGGTCCCGCCGGTTGCGGTCCTGCGCCGGGTCTTCCGCCGCCACGGCGGAGTCTGTCTCGGCAACGGGGGCGGCGGTGAAGCCGGTCATCTCCACGGCTTCGGCCAGCCGAGCGGCGTCCACCGTTCCGGCATAGGCGGTGACGTGCGCCCGTTCCGTCGCGAGGTTCACCGCGGCCGACTCCACCCCCGGCACGCGGAGCAGCGCCTTCTCGACGCGCGCGACGCAGGAGGCGCAGGTCATGCCGCCGACCGTCAGGTCGAAGTCCTGTCTCTGCGGTTCGAAGCCGACGTTTTCGATGGCCTCCGCCACCGCCCGCGGATCGGGTTCGCCCGCGAAGGCGACCCGCGCCCGTTCGGTGGCGAGGTTGACCGACACGCCGGTGACGCCCGGCAGGCGCGACAGCGCCTTTTCCACGCGCCCCACGCAGGAGGCGCAGGTCATGCCGGAAATGCCGATGTCGAGGTCGGTGGTGGCGGACATGATCGTCCTTTCTTCGTCGTCAACCGGCACCCCAGATAAGGCTTCCAATGACTGGAAGGTCAAGGGTGCCGAAAACCGTTACGCGACCGGCAGCCCTTCGGCCTCGAAGCCGGCCTTGTCGAGCGCCGTCCGCAAGGCGTCGGCGCTGGGCGCACCGCCGACGCGGACGTCCTTCGACTCCAGGTCGATCTGCACATCCTCGACCCCGGCGACGGTGCCGAGAGCGCGGCGGACGGAGGCAGCACAGCCGCCGCAGGTCATGCCGGGAACCTTGAACGCAATCATGACGAACTCCTTCCCAGAAGGTGGTGTTGCCGTCAGCTTCCGCCTTCCAGCGATTGGAAGGTCAAGAGGAAATTCGCAACCCGGTCACTGCCGTGGTACCGCCGGAACCAACCGCTCTGCCCGCGCATTCATGGGCCATGGACATCACCCGCCAGCGCAGCTTTCTCCATGACGAAGCTCAATTCGCCCGCGCTTTGGCCCGCGCATCGGCGGGGGCGATCATTTTCGCCCTGCCGCTGCTGATGACCATGGAGATGTGGGAGCTGGGCTTCTACATGGACCGCTTCCGGCTGGCCCTGTTCATCCTGGTGACGCTGCCGGTGCTGTTCGGCCTGTCCT
The Azospirillum brasilense genome window above contains:
- a CDS encoding heavy-metal-associated domain-containing protein, whose amino-acid sequence is MIAFKVPGMTCGGCAASVRRALGTVAGVEDVQIDLESKDVRVGGAPSADALRTALDKAGFEAEGLPVA